A genome region from Leifsonia sp. Root112D2 includes the following:
- the recF gene encoding DNA replication/repair protein RecF (All proteins in this family for which functions are known are DNA-binding proteins that assist the filamentation of RecA onto DNA for the initiation of recombination or recombinational repair.), producing the protein MRVVHLSLSDFRNYERADVALMPGPNLFVGRNGQGKTNLVESLGYLSTLGSHRVSSDTAMIRQGANAAIVRCRIRHDERELLVEVQLNRAGANRAQVNRSAVKPRELPRYFSSVLFAPEDLSLIRGEPATRRRFADELLVQRNPRLAGVMADYDRVLKQRNTLLKSARSSGVKGDRLSTLDIWDERLVALGSEIIDARLDLIVRLSEPLRLAYRSVAGDDHHPLIHAVQSIYPESVPERWSSEDRASDPATPAPSQPAREVPVFGTTETASAFRDALVRLRPRELERGITLVGPHRDDLFFELNGLPTKGYASHGESWSFALALKLASAQLLRQNSATGDPVLILDDVFAELDQARRRMLAAAVQDYEQVLITAAVFDDVPEELTAHTVRIEAGAVIDE; encoded by the coding sequence ATGCGAGTTGTGCATCTCTCCCTCAGTGATTTTCGTAATTACGAGCGCGCCGACGTGGCCCTCATGCCGGGCCCGAATCTGTTCGTCGGGCGTAATGGGCAGGGCAAGACCAACCTCGTTGAGTCGTTGGGCTACCTGAGCACGCTGGGCTCCCATCGTGTTTCAAGCGATACAGCGATGATTCGCCAAGGTGCGAATGCCGCGATAGTGCGCTGTCGCATCCGGCACGACGAACGCGAACTTCTTGTCGAGGTTCAACTGAACCGTGCCGGTGCCAATCGCGCGCAGGTGAACAGATCGGCGGTAAAACCACGTGAGCTCCCGCGCTACTTCTCCAGCGTTCTCTTCGCGCCAGAAGACCTCTCGCTGATCCGCGGAGAACCTGCCACTCGTCGACGCTTCGCCGACGAACTGCTTGTTCAACGCAACCCGCGGCTGGCCGGGGTCATGGCCGACTATGACCGTGTGCTCAAGCAACGCAACACACTCTTGAAGTCGGCGCGGTCATCCGGGGTGAAGGGTGATCGGCTGTCGACACTGGACATTTGGGACGAGCGACTCGTGGCGCTCGGCTCCGAGATCATCGATGCTCGGCTCGACCTCATCGTTCGCTTGAGTGAGCCTCTGCGCCTGGCGTACCGGTCGGTTGCCGGCGATGATCATCACCCACTGATACATGCCGTGCAGAGTATTTATCCCGAGTCGGTCCCAGAGCGGTGGAGCTCAGAGGATCGTGCCAGCGATCCAGCGACCCCAGCGCCGAGCCAGCCTGCGCGCGAGGTTCCAGTCTTCGGCACCACCGAGACCGCAAGTGCTTTTCGGGATGCTCTCGTGCGGCTGCGCCCCAGAGAACTCGAACGTGGCATCACCCTGGTCGGTCCGCACCGCGATGACCTGTTCTTCGAGCTCAATGGCTTGCCGACAAAGGGATATGCCAGTCACGGCGAATCCTGGTCGTTCGCCCTCGCGCTGAAGCTCGCATCGGCGCAACTGCTGCGACAGAACTCGGCGACGGGCGATCCCGTACTGATTCTCGATGACGTTTTCGCCGAACTCGACCAGGCCAGGCGCCGGATGCTCGCGGCAGCGGTGCAGGATTACGAGCAGGTGCTCATCACCGCCGCCGTGTTCGACGACGTGCCCGAAGAACTGACCGCGCACACCGTGCGTATCGAGGCGGGGGCGGTCATCGATGAGTGA
- the gnd gene encoding phosphogluconate dehydrogenase (NAD(+)-dependent, decarboxylating), whose product MHIGLIGLGKMGKNMRSRLENKGIEVTGFDTNPDVSDVKSLAELVKALPAPRTVWVMVPAGKITDGVITELEPLLETGDLVIDGGNSRFTEDFKHAEQLKPKGIDFIDAGVSGGVWGLDNGYGLMVGGSKEQVARVMPVFDALRPEGPRDEGFVHVGEVGAGHYAKMVHNGIEYALMQAYAEGYELLDTRKDIINDVTGTFKAWQRGTVVRSWLLELLVRALEQDPEFEHIEGFVQDSGEGRWTIEEALENAVPVPTISASIFARFVSRQEDSPAMKAVAALRNQFGGHAVKAVD is encoded by the coding sequence ATGCACATCGGTCTGATCGGCCTCGGAAAAATGGGCAAGAACATGCGTTCCCGCCTGGAGAACAAGGGGATCGAGGTCACCGGCTTTGACACCAATCCGGATGTCTCCGATGTGAAGTCTCTTGCCGAACTGGTGAAGGCGCTTCCTGCGCCGCGCACCGTATGGGTGATGGTCCCGGCCGGAAAGATCACCGACGGGGTGATCACGGAACTCGAGCCGCTGCTTGAGACGGGTGACCTCGTTATTGATGGTGGCAATTCCCGATTTACCGAAGACTTCAAGCACGCCGAGCAGCTCAAGCCGAAGGGCATCGACTTCATCGACGCCGGCGTCTCCGGCGGGGTCTGGGGTCTCGACAATGGCTACGGCCTCATGGTCGGTGGCAGCAAGGAGCAGGTTGCGCGGGTCATGCCCGTCTTCGACGCATTGCGCCCCGAAGGTCCCCGCGACGAGGGTTTTGTGCACGTCGGTGAGGTTGGCGCCGGCCACTACGCGAAGATGGTGCACAACGGCATCGAATATGCGCTCATGCAGGCATACGCCGAAGGGTATGAACTTCTCGACACCCGCAAAGACATCATCAACGACGTGACGGGAACCTTCAAGGCGTGGCAGCGTGGCACCGTGGTGCGCTCCTGGTTGCTCGAACTTCTCGTGCGAGCGCTGGAGCAGGATCCCGAATTCGAGCACATCGAGGGTTTCGTGCAGGATTCGGGTGAGGGTCGCTGGACCATCGAAGAGGCGCTCGAGAATGCGGTTCCGGTGCCGACCATTAGTGCGTCGATCTTTGCTCGCTTCGTCTCGCGGCAGGAAGATTCGCCTGCGATGAAAGCGGTCGCCGCCTTGCGCAACCAGTTCGGTGGACACGCGGTCAAGGCCGTCGACTGA
- the dnaN gene encoding DNA polymerase III subunit beta: MKFQANRDVFSEAVSFAVKLLPQRTTLPILSGVLIETNDTGLTLSSFDYEVSARTEIAAEVEEPGRILVSGRLLAEIASKLPNAPVQFSTEDSHVVVKSGSASFTLLSMPVEEYPSIPEIDAQSGLVPAEDFAAAVAQVAVAASRDDVTPVITGVQLEISNNTIGLVATDRYRVAVREIDWDASTGGPEQATALVPARTLQEIGKTLGHSGNISISITNKDDRELIAFTAEKKTITSLLIKGNFPPVRRLFPESVENYAVINTGELIEAVRRVSLVLEREAALRFTFSIDGLTLEAIGSEQAQASESIDALLTGQDTVVSLKPQFLLDGLSAVHSEFVRISFTKTDNPNKPGPVLITSQSSKDQSGSDNYKYLLQPNLLLR; the protein is encoded by the coding sequence GTGAAGTTCCAAGCCAATCGGGACGTCTTCAGCGAGGCGGTTTCGTTCGCGGTGAAGCTTCTTCCTCAGCGCACCACCCTCCCCATACTCAGTGGGGTGCTGATCGAGACGAATGACACGGGGCTCACGCTGTCGTCATTCGACTACGAGGTTTCAGCACGAACGGAAATCGCCGCGGAGGTTGAGGAACCCGGTCGCATCCTGGTCTCAGGCCGGCTGCTGGCCGAGATTGCGAGCAAGCTGCCGAACGCCCCCGTGCAATTCTCGACCGAAGACTCGCACGTTGTGGTGAAGAGTGGTTCGGCGAGTTTCACACTGCTGTCCATGCCGGTTGAGGAATATCCGAGCATTCCCGAGATCGATGCGCAATCGGGTCTTGTGCCCGCCGAGGACTTTGCCGCGGCGGTCGCGCAGGTCGCGGTCGCGGCATCTCGCGACGATGTGACACCGGTTATCACGGGTGTGCAGCTGGAGATCAGCAACAACACGATCGGCCTGGTGGCGACCGATCGCTACCGGGTGGCGGTGCGCGAGATTGATTGGGACGCATCCACCGGCGGTCCGGAGCAGGCGACGGCACTGGTGCCGGCACGCACGCTGCAGGAGATCGGTAAGACCCTGGGCCACAGCGGAAACATCTCCATCTCTATTACGAACAAGGATGATCGTGAACTGATCGCCTTTACTGCTGAGAAGAAGACCATCACGTCCCTTCTGATCAAGGGCAACTTTCCGCCGGTTCGTCGGCTGTTTCCGGAGTCCGTGGAAAATTACGCGGTCATCAACACGGGCGAGCTCATCGAGGCGGTGCGTCGTGTCTCCCTGGTCTTGGAGCGTGAGGCCGCTCTGCGCTTCACCTTCTCGATCGACGGCCTCACTCTCGAGGCGATCGGATCAGAGCAGGCGCAGGCATCCGAAAGCATTGATGCCCTGCTGACCGGGCAAGACACCGTTGTCTCGCTGAAGCCGCAGTTTCTACTCGATGGCCTCAGTGCCGTGCATTCCGAGTTCGTGCGTATTTCGTTCACCAAGACCGACAACCCCAACAAGCCAGGCCCGGTTCTCATTACGAGCCAGTCGAGCAAGGACCAATCGGGCAGCGATAACTACAAGTACCTGCTGCAGCCCAACCTGCTGCTGCGCTAG